The Bradyrhizobium sp. WBAH42 genome includes a window with the following:
- a CDS encoding methyl-accepting chemotaxis protein, with amino-acid sequence MIFSRISFKLVLIVGISLLGMIALAPVALSTLRTQMVADRQAKTQHMVDVGYGILAHYQKLESEGKLSREQAQAGAMTEIKSLRYDKVEYFWINDMTPRMVMHPIKPELDGKDLSAMKDPAGNALFMGFVDVVTKQGAGFYGYLWPKPGFDQPVGKISYVKGFAPWGWIIGTGIYLDDVDAAFRQNAMTFAYICLAVLVVVLGASFLIGRSVTRPLARITALTERLAGGDSAFDVPYTDRRDEVGGLAKALAVFKDNASAVSRMHAEQHELKQKADDEKRKTMADLAGKFEASVQAVVRDVFDEARAMQQAAQGMSETANKASDRASFVATACQQASSNVQTVASAAGELSASIAEISQRVAQAATVADKAAADGQRTNDTVQGLAAAAHKIGEVIDLINQIASQTNLLALNATIEAARAGEAGKGFAVVASEVKSLASQTAKATDEIGAQITAIQAETNQVVGNIESIRATIIEVNEISSSIAAAVEEQGAATKAIAHSVQEAASGTDQVSHNISGVTDATAETGQAAGLVLQSSGRLTHKLQSLQDEVSAFVAGVRAA; translated from the coding sequence ATGATTTTCTCCCGCATCAGTTTCAAGCTGGTCCTGATTGTCGGCATCAGCCTCCTCGGCATGATCGCGCTGGCGCCGGTCGCGCTCTCGACCCTGCGCACGCAGATGGTCGCCGACCGCCAGGCCAAGACGCAGCACATGGTCGACGTCGGCTACGGCATCCTGGCGCACTACCAGAAGCTCGAGAGCGAAGGAAAACTCTCGCGCGAGCAGGCGCAGGCCGGCGCCATGACCGAGATCAAGAGCCTGCGCTACGACAAGGTCGAGTATTTCTGGATCAACGACATGACCCCCAGGATGGTCATGCACCCGATCAAGCCCGAGCTCGACGGCAAGGATCTCTCCGCGATGAAGGATCCCGCCGGCAATGCGCTGTTCATGGGCTTCGTTGACGTCGTCACCAAGCAGGGTGCGGGCTTCTACGGCTATCTCTGGCCGAAGCCCGGCTTCGACCAGCCGGTCGGGAAAATCTCCTATGTGAAGGGCTTTGCGCCCTGGGGCTGGATCATCGGCACCGGCATCTATCTCGACGACGTCGACGCCGCCTTCCGCCAGAACGCGATGACCTTCGCCTATATTTGTCTCGCGGTGCTGGTCGTGGTGCTCGGCGCCTCGTTCCTGATCGGCCGCAGCGTCACCCGGCCGCTGGCCCGGATCACCGCGCTGACCGAGCGCCTTGCCGGCGGCGACAGCGCCTTCGACGTGCCCTACACCGACCGCCGCGACGAGGTCGGTGGCCTCGCCAAGGCGCTCGCCGTGTTCAAGGACAACGCATCGGCGGTGAGCCGGATGCATGCCGAGCAGCACGAGCTGAAGCAGAAGGCCGACGACGAGAAGCGCAAGACGATGGCCGATCTCGCCGGCAAGTTCGAGGCGAGCGTCCAGGCCGTCGTCCGCGACGTCTTCGACGAGGCGCGCGCGATGCAACAGGCCGCGCAGGGCATGTCGGAAACCGCCAACAAGGCGAGCGATCGTGCGAGCTTCGTCGCCACCGCATGCCAGCAGGCCTCGAGCAACGTGCAGACGGTGGCCTCCGCCGCCGGCGAATTGTCGGCCTCGATCGCCGAGATCAGCCAGCGCGTGGCACAGGCCGCGACAGTGGCCGACAAGGCCGCCGCCGACGGCCAGCGCACCAACGACACCGTGCAGGGCCTTGCCGCCGCCGCGCACAAGATCGGGGAGGTCATCGACCTCATCAACCAGATCGCCTCGCAGACCAATCTGCTCGCGCTCAACGCCACCATCGAGGCGGCTCGCGCGGGCGAAGCCGGTAAGGGCTTTGCGGTGGTCGCGAGCGAGGTGAAGTCGCTGGCGAGCCAGACCGCGAAGGCGACCGACGAGATCGGCGCGCAGATCACCGCGATCCAGGCCGAGACCAATCAGGTCGTCGGCAACATCGAGAGCATCCGCGCCACCATCATAGAGGTCAACGAGATCTCCTCGTCGATCGCCGCGGCGGTCGAGGAGCAGGGCGCCGCCACGAAGGCGATCGCGCACAGCGTGCAGGAGGCGGCCTCCGGCACCGACCAGGTCTCGCACAACATCTCCGGCGTCACCGATGCGACCGCCGAGACCGGCCAGGCCGCCGGCCTCGTGCTGCAATCGAGCGGCCGGCTGACGCACAAGCTGCAATCGCTGCAGGACGAGGTCAGCGCCTTCGTTGCGGGCGTGCGGGCAGCGTAA
- a CDS encoding carboxyl transferase domain-containing protein, giving the protein MSFKKLLIANRGEIAIRIARAAADAGIATVAIHPADDALSLHVRVADEAIEIPGRGARAYLDIEAVVKAAKSTACDAVHPGYGFLSENAAFAKACADAGITFVGPKPAALELFGDKVAARQLAKRCGVPIIAGTSGPSSLEEITAFFTSLGSSAAIVIKAMAGGGGRGMRVVENASDLAEAYARCQSEAKAAFGFDGVYAERLIRQARHIEVQIIGDRHGAISHLWERECTIQRRHQKLIEVAPSPSLSDALRGRIIEAAKQLAGAASYDNLGTFEFLVDGTAEDSFAFIEANPRLQVEHTVTEEVLGVDLVRAQLAVAAGSTLASLGLAQASIPKPRGYAMQLRVNMETLDETGATHPTGGVLAVFEPPSGPGVRVDSFGYAGYKTSAAFDSLLAKVIVHTPSEGWHDVVAKASRALREFRIDGVVTNISFLQAVLAHPDFRTNRIATDFIDRNIAKLVEASDGAAKPLYFAAAERSGGHSAEVHVAQAVPEGAVMVAAPLQGTIVTIQVKEGEIVRPGQQLAVIESMKMEHLVMAEQGGRVMKLVAGDGVTLMHGEPILYLEPLDVAADSTTAEADVDLDHIRPDLAELIARQANSLDENRPAAVERRRNTNQRTARENVAQLVDDGSFMEYGSLAIAAQRRRRKLDDLIKNTPADGLVMGVATVNAEKFGPEGARCIVVAYDYTVLAGTQGHMNHKKIDRMLSLAEDWRVPLVFYAEGGGGRPGDTDRLGMTGLDGPSFVQFARLSGLVPVVGVVSGYCFAGNAAMLGCCDVIIATKNASIGMGGPAMIEGGGLGVYHPAEVGPVTFQSPNGVIDILVEDEEEATSVAQKYLSYFQGAVTQWEAADQRLLRRAIPENRLRVYDIRSVIDLVADKDSVLELRRDYGVGMITALIRIEGKPFGLIANNPRHLGGAIDADAGDKAARFLQLCDAFDLPVVSLCDTPGFMVGPEAEKTAIVRHVSRMFVTGASLTVPLFGIVLRKGYGLGAQSMIGGGFHASFFTAAWPTGEFGGMGLEGYVRLGFRKEMEAIADPEERETYYRNKVAELYANGKAVSIASVFEIDNVIDPAATRRWIMAGLRTVPKPAPRTAKKRPCIDTW; this is encoded by the coding sequence ATGTCGTTCAAGAAGCTCCTGATCGCCAATCGCGGCGAGATCGCCATCCGCATCGCACGCGCGGCGGCCGATGCCGGCATCGCGACGGTCGCGATCCATCCCGCCGATGATGCGCTGTCGCTGCACGTGCGCGTCGCGGACGAGGCGATCGAGATCCCCGGCCGCGGCGCGCGGGCCTATCTCGACATCGAGGCCGTGGTGAAGGCGGCGAAGAGCACGGCGTGCGATGCCGTGCATCCCGGCTATGGCTTCCTCAGCGAGAACGCGGCATTCGCGAAGGCCTGCGCCGATGCCGGCATCACCTTCGTCGGGCCGAAACCGGCCGCGCTCGAACTGTTCGGCGACAAGGTCGCGGCACGTCAGCTGGCGAAACGCTGCGGCGTGCCGATCATTGCCGGCACCAGCGGGCCGTCGAGCCTCGAGGAGATCACGGCATTCTTTACCTCGCTCGGCAGCAGCGCTGCGATCGTGATCAAGGCGATGGCCGGCGGCGGCGGCCGCGGCATGCGCGTGGTGGAGAACGCGTCCGATCTTGCGGAAGCCTATGCGCGCTGTCAGTCCGAAGCCAAGGCGGCGTTCGGCTTCGACGGCGTCTATGCCGAGCGGCTGATCCGGCAGGCGCGCCACATCGAGGTCCAGATCATCGGCGATCGCCATGGTGCGATCTCCCATCTCTGGGAGCGCGAATGCACCATCCAGCGCCGGCACCAGAAGCTGATCGAGGTGGCGCCGAGCCCATCATTGAGCGATGCCCTGCGCGGCCGCATCATCGAGGCGGCGAAGCAGCTGGCGGGTGCGGCGTCTTACGACAATCTCGGCACGTTCGAGTTTCTGGTCGACGGCACCGCGGAGGACAGCTTCGCCTTCATCGAGGCCAATCCGCGGCTCCAGGTCGAGCACACCGTCACGGAAGAGGTGCTCGGCGTCGATCTCGTCCGCGCCCAGCTTGCGGTCGCCGCAGGCAGCACGCTGGCTTCGCTGGGTCTTGCGCAAGCATCCATTCCGAAGCCGCGCGGCTATGCCATGCAGCTTCGCGTCAACATGGAAACGCTGGACGAAACGGGCGCCACGCATCCGACCGGCGGCGTGCTCGCCGTGTTCGAGCCGCCATCGGGCCCCGGTGTTCGCGTCGATAGCTTCGGCTATGCCGGCTACAAGACCAGCGCCGCTTTCGACTCGCTGCTGGCCAAGGTGATCGTGCACACGCCAAGCGAGGGCTGGCATGACGTGGTCGCGAAAGCCTCGCGTGCGCTACGCGAGTTCCGGATCGACGGTGTCGTCACCAACATTTCGTTCCTTCAGGCGGTGCTCGCGCATCCCGATTTCAGGACCAACCGCATCGCGACCGATTTCATCGACCGCAACATTGCCAAGCTCGTGGAAGCATCGGACGGCGCCGCCAAGCCGCTCTATTTCGCAGCAGCCGAGCGTAGTGGTGGCCACAGCGCGGAGGTGCACGTCGCGCAAGCCGTGCCCGAAGGCGCGGTGATGGTCGCGGCGCCCCTGCAAGGAACCATCGTCACCATCCAGGTGAAAGAAGGCGAAATCGTACGCCCCGGCCAGCAGCTTGCCGTGATCGAGTCCATGAAGATGGAGCATCTGGTGATGGCCGAGCAGGGCGGCCGGGTCATGAAGCTCGTCGCCGGCGACGGGGTCACGCTGATGCATGGCGAGCCGATCCTCTATCTCGAGCCCCTCGACGTCGCCGCCGACAGCACGACGGCGGAAGCCGATGTCGATCTCGATCACATCCGCCCCGACCTCGCCGAGCTGATCGCCCGCCAGGCCAACTCGCTCGACGAAAACCGCCCCGCTGCGGTCGAGCGCCGCCGCAACACCAACCAGCGCACCGCGCGCGAGAACGTCGCCCAGCTCGTCGATGACGGCTCGTTCATGGAGTACGGCAGTCTCGCGATTGCGGCGCAGCGCCGCCGGCGCAAGCTCGACGACCTCATCAAGAACACGCCGGCCGATGGCCTCGTCATGGGCGTCGCCACGGTGAATGCAGAGAAGTTCGGGCCTGAAGGCGCGCGTTGCATCGTCGTCGCCTATGACTACACCGTGCTTGCGGGCACGCAGGGCCACATGAACCACAAGAAGATCGACCGAATGCTGAGCCTCGCGGAAGACTGGCGCGTGCCGCTGGTGTTCTATGCCGAAGGCGGCGGTGGCCGGCCTGGCGATACCGACCGCCTCGGCATGACAGGCCTCGACGGTCCGTCCTTCGTGCAATTCGCCCGGCTTTCGGGCCTCGTCCCAGTGGTCGGTGTCGTTTCCGGCTATTGCTTTGCCGGCAATGCCGCGATGCTCGGCTGCTGCGACGTCATCATTGCGACCAAGAACGCCTCGATCGGCATGGGCGGCCCGGCGATGATCGAGGGCGGCGGCCTCGGTGTCTATCATCCGGCCGAAGTCGGCCCTGTCACGTTCCAGTCGCCAAACGGCGTCATCGACATCCTGGTCGAGGATGAGGAGGAGGCGACATCTGTCGCGCAGAAATACCTGTCCTATTTCCAGGGCGCGGTGACGCAGTGGGAGGCCGCCGACCAGCGCCTGCTCCGCCGCGCCATTCCCGAGAACCGCTTGCGCGTCTATGACATCCGCAGCGTCATCGATCTCGTCGCGGACAAGGACAGCGTGCTGGAGCTGCGCCGCGACTACGGCGTCGGCATGATCACCGCGCTGATCCGCATCGAAGGCAAGCCGTTCGGCCTGATCGCCAACAACCCGCGCCATCTCGGCGGCGCTATCGATGCCGACGCCGGCGACAAGGCTGCGCGTTTCCTCCAGCTCTGCGACGCCTTCGATCTGCCTGTTGTCTCGCTGTGCGACACGCCCGGCTTCATGGTCGGCCCGGAAGCGGAGAAGACCGCGATCGTGCGCCACGTCTCCCGCATGTTCGTGACCGGCGCCAGCCTCACCGTGCCGCTGTTCGGCATTGTGCTGCGCAAGGGCTACGGTCTCGGCGCGCAATCGATGATCGGCGGCGGCTTCCACGCCTCGTTCTTCACGGCGGCCTGGCCGACCGGCGAGTTCGGCGGCATGGGCTTGGAGGGCTATGTCCGCCTCGGCTTCCGCAAGGAGATGGAGGCGATCGCCGATCCCGAGGAGCGCGAGACCTATTACCGCAACAAGGTCGCCGAGCTCTACGCCAACGGCAAAGCGGTCTCGATCGCCTCCGTGTTCGAGATCGACAACGTCATCGATCCCGCCGCGACGCGGCGCTGGATCATGGCCGGTCTGCGCACGGTGCCGAAGCCCGCGCCGAGGACGGCGAAGAAGCGGCCGTGCATCGACACGTGGTGA
- a CDS encoding AMP-binding protein yields the protein MNTGLDEKDYLANLRGLWDKAWPKDLPRSPNYLHGEVPLTEYLRAWAKRSPERPAVIFYGHVTTYADLDRQSDRFAALLQAKGVRKGDRVAVFLPNCPQFHVVFFGILKLGAVHVPISPLSRAFELSYQLNDTQADVIVALDQLIPIVEQVKSEVRLREIIVTSFADVVPAAPAFPAPDSIRTSRVAIAGATDLLPALAAMPAPTPLPPPHLDDVAALNYTGGTTGMPKGCVHTHRDMVYTAAANYGISLPSGESSVFLSFFPEFWIAGENSGLIFPLFAGGTLVLLARWDAVGAMAAIDKYKVTITAMPVDSAVEMMDHPRWSEFDLSSLQQVRVVSFVKKLNAGYRRRWKDLTGTILMEAAWGMTETHTSNTFTAGFQDGDFDLNSQPIFVGLPVPGAEFKITDFETGALLPLGAEGEIRVRTPSLLKSYWNKPEATAESLVDGWLRTGDIGTIDKDGFLHFLGRRKEMLKVKGMSVFPPEIEALLGQHPKVLGSGVVGRDDPDKGQVPVAYIQLKPEAIGTVSEQELRAWCAERMAVYKVPEVRIIDALPLTATGKVRKQDLNPNPPAVQ from the coding sequence ATGAACACGGGCCTCGACGAGAAGGACTACCTCGCCAATTTGCGCGGCCTGTGGGACAAGGCCTGGCCGAAGGACCTGCCGCGCTCGCCGAATTATCTGCATGGCGAAGTTCCCCTGACGGAATATCTGCGCGCCTGGGCGAAGCGGAGTCCGGAGCGGCCCGCCGTGATCTTCTATGGCCATGTGACCACGTATGCCGATCTCGATCGGCAGAGCGATCGGTTTGCGGCGCTGTTGCAGGCGAAGGGCGTGCGCAAAGGCGATCGCGTCGCCGTCTTCCTGCCGAACTGCCCGCAATTCCACGTCGTGTTCTTCGGTATTCTGAAGCTTGGCGCGGTCCACGTTCCCATCAGCCCGCTCTCGCGCGCGTTCGAGCTGTCCTACCAGCTCAACGATACCCAGGCCGATGTGATCGTGGCGCTCGACCAGCTCATCCCCATCGTCGAGCAGGTGAAGAGCGAGGTGCGGTTGCGCGAGATCATCGTCACCAGCTTTGCCGATGTCGTGCCGGCGGCGCCTGCGTTTCCCGCGCCGGACTCGATCCGCACGTCGCGCGTTGCGATCGCTGGCGCGACTGATCTCCTGCCGGCGCTTGCGGCAATGCCCGCACCGACGCCGCTGCCGCCGCCTCACCTCGATGATGTCGCCGCGCTCAATTACACCGGCGGCACCACCGGCATGCCGAAGGGCTGCGTGCATACCCATCGCGACATGGTCTACACGGCCGCCGCCAATTACGGCATCTCGCTTCCCTCGGGCGAGAGCAGCGTGTTCCTGTCGTTCTTTCCGGAGTTCTGGATTGCGGGCGAGAATTCCGGCCTGATCTTTCCGCTGTTCGCGGGCGGCACGCTGGTTCTGCTCGCGCGCTGGGACGCCGTTGGTGCGATGGCGGCGATCGACAAGTACAAGGTCACGATCACGGCGATGCCGGTCGACAGCGCGGTCGAGATGATGGACCATCCGCGCTGGAGCGAGTTCGACCTGTCGTCGCTGCAACAGGTGCGCGTGGTCTCCTTCGTCAAGAAGCTCAATGCCGGCTATCGCAGGCGCTGGAAGGATCTGACCGGCACGATCCTGATGGAGGCAGCCTGGGGCATGACCGAGACGCACACGTCCAACACTTTCACCGCTGGCTTTCAGGACGGGGATTTCGACCTCAACAGCCAGCCGATCTTCGTCGGCCTGCCGGTGCCCGGCGCCGAGTTCAAGATCACCGATTTCGAGACCGGCGCGCTGCTGCCTCTCGGGGCAGAAGGCGAGATCCGCGTGCGCACGCCGTCGCTGCTCAAGAGCTACTGGAACAAGCCGGAGGCGACGGCGGAATCGCTCGTCGACGGCTGGTTGCGCACCGGCGATATCGGCACGATCGACAAGGACGGCTTTCTGCACTTCCTCGGGCGACGCAAGGAGATGCTGAAGGTCAAGGGCATGAGCGTGTTTCCGCCGGAGATTGAGGCGCTGCTGGGCCAGCATCCGAAGGTGCTGGGCTCGGGCGTGGTCGGCCGCGACGATCCGGACAAGGGCCAGGTGCCGGTCGCCTATATCCAGCTCAAGCCCGAAGCGATCGGCACGGTCTCGGAACAGGAACTGCGTGCCTGGTGCGCCGAGCGCATGGCCGTCTACAAGGTTCCGGAAGTCCGCATCATCGATGCGCTGCCCCTGACGGCGACGGGCAAGGTCAGGAAGCAGGACCTCAATCCAAATCCTCCTGCCGTCCAGTGA